In Aegilops tauschii subsp. strangulata cultivar AL8/78 chromosome 3, Aet v6.0, whole genome shotgun sequence, one genomic interval encodes:
- the LOC141042633 gene encoding uncharacterized protein, with the protein MVLRNLGISYQKLVDIQTKYKIIDIRKKQDSPDDSITTIIDPFYADMKDDIKNRCVKHSVWEDRLDVGHLIYAAKDAYTSYDMYIQIVDMRTCLLPLAIAGSRNNSQSGGKHAKKW; encoded by the coding sequence ATGGTGCTCCGTAATTTGGGTATCTCCTACCagaagcttgtcgacatccaaaCGAAATACAAGATCATCGACATTAGGAAGAAGCAGGACTCCCCAGATGACTCGATCACAACCATCATCGACCCCTTTTACGCCGACATGAAGGATGACATCAAAAATAGGTGTGTCAAGCATTCGGTCTGGGAGGACAGATTGGATGTAGGCCACCTCATCTACGCCGCCAAGGACGCCTACACAAGCTACGATATGTACATACAAATAGTTGACATGAGAACGTGCCTCCTTCCCCTTGCCATTGCAGGGTCGCGCAACAACAGTCAAAGTGGTGGCAAGCATGCTAAGAAGTGGTAG